In a single window of the Olivibacter sp. SDN3 genome:
- a CDS encoding lamin tail domain-containing protein, translating to MPYTYTFIQRQSNSTIWRDKTFAISNTFNDQNKLLPDSSGNYIFSEFFSSTGLDEFWQGNTSNFTIVNERLQISGEHVSPVTLTTPNKRIRNTIWETGIQIDGNLSSTNNIRIYLACSESNMQSHLGYHLQIDGSGAQHTYQLWRQNGSSRRKIFQSIPLENKQTSLRVRLKINCDQNGLWNIYADEYDEGIYKALIDDQGLQNVLDSTYSSSTQMGMLINYSITRRADYKIDYLLSRRLDENLSSEMLPLKVVSYKPLTSNTFQLIFNKPINPYGISLTDFVIADNYRSPENVKVDKSEIILTFEEPFEPGDYTLQLHNFYDIYGNATSEDSVIFHYEEPHQLQQFDIVINEIMARPHPSNGLPATEYIELFNRSDKNIALTGMTYKSLATSYTFNKGVINAGEHLILCRSRDTSTWKNFGKTIGLSPWPVPTNAGTTLSLISEEGLIIDEVSYRESWHSSTDKRAGGWSLERIDYQTPCLVETNWASAEHRLGGTPGTINSIYHPLSDELDILDIQVIEEKTIALQFNMQIDTLFAKQTDLYQINHNLSRPDEIHIIGVNTVHLSFSEPLPKGLTYQLTLKGISDCSGELTNLTKTFYIAEDILPGDMLINEVLPNPRNEGVPFIELYNNSKKSLELKNLQLARIVSSDSIITPREITAFPHQVLPGTYKVLTIDPEKVKQQYTTPNEDAFVTMQALPQMNNRSGGIALLSQGKVIDLLLYNEKMHDPFIKDPKGVSLERKRFSVSTNEPGNFTSAAAIVGFATPGYQNSQYAEQEKAEDHEVWLTSKTFSPDYDGFEDKLEINYRFKEGGYRANIRIFNDRGQLIKNLLFNQSLATEGCILWDGLNDRNQLVPVGIYIIHLEIFNAIDSVKHYRISCVLADRF from the coding sequence ATGCCGTACACCTACACGTTTATTCAGCGCCAGTCAAACAGCACGATATGGCGTGATAAAACTTTTGCTATAAGCAACACATTTAATGATCAGAACAAGCTTTTACCTGATTCCTCAGGGAATTATATCTTTTCCGAGTTTTTTTCTTCTACTGGTTTGGATGAATTTTGGCAGGGAAACACGAGTAATTTTACCATTGTTAACGAACGGCTTCAAATTTCCGGTGAGCACGTGTCTCCTGTTACATTGACGACCCCTAACAAGCGTATACGTAACACCATTTGGGAAACAGGAATACAAATTGACGGAAACCTAAGTTCAACGAACAATATCAGAATATATTTAGCTTGTTCAGAAAGCAACATGCAATCACACCTAGGTTACCATTTGCAGATCGATGGGAGCGGCGCTCAGCATACTTATCAGCTATGGAGACAAAATGGCTCCTCCCGTAGGAAAATTTTTCAGAGTATTCCATTAGAAAATAAACAGACCAGCCTCCGCGTCAGACTCAAGATAAATTGTGATCAAAATGGTCTCTGGAATATTTATGCAGATGAATATGACGAAGGAATTTATAAAGCACTGATCGACGACCAAGGATTACAGAATGTACTCGACAGCACCTATTCCAGTAGTACTCAAATGGGCATGCTAATCAATTATTCTATTACCAGACGAGCAGACTATAAAATAGATTATTTATTATCGCGACGCCTAGATGAAAACCTTTCGTCGGAAATGTTACCCTTAAAAGTTGTCTCGTATAAACCGTTAACTTCAAACACCTTCCAATTGATTTTCAATAAACCAATCAACCCTTACGGCATAAGCTTAACAGATTTTGTTATCGCAGATAATTACCGGTCACCTGAAAATGTTAAAGTAGACAAAAGTGAAATTATACTTACATTTGAGGAACCATTCGAGCCTGGCGATTATACATTACAACTTCATAATTTTTATGACATCTACGGTAATGCGACCAGTGAAGACTCCGTTATATTTCACTACGAAGAACCACATCAGTTACAGCAGTTTGACATTGTCATAAACGAAATAATGGCCAGACCTCATCCATCAAACGGTTTGCCCGCCACAGAGTATATAGAACTCTTTAACAGAAGCGACAAAAACATAGCACTGACCGGTATGACCTATAAATCATTAGCAACATCATATACCTTTAATAAAGGGGTAATCAACGCTGGTGAGCATTTAATTCTATGCCGTTCACGAGATACTAGCACATGGAAAAATTTCGGTAAAACAATTGGTTTATCTCCATGGCCAGTTCCAACAAACGCGGGAACCACCTTAAGCCTGATAAGTGAAGAAGGGCTTATTATAGACGAGGTTAGCTATCGCGAATCGTGGCATAGTTCTACTGACAAAAGAGCGGGAGGATGGAGCCTGGAACGCATCGATTATCAAACACCTTGCTTAGTCGAGACCAACTGGGCCAGCGCAGAGCACCGATTAGGAGGAACACCCGGCACAATAAATAGTATTTATCATCCTTTATCAGATGAATTAGACATATTGGACATCCAGGTTATTGAGGAAAAGACGATAGCGCTTCAATTTAACATGCAGATTGATACGCTATTTGCGAAACAAACTGATTTATATCAAATCAATCACAACTTATCACGCCCTGATGAAATACATATAATAGGTGTTAATACCGTTCATCTTTCATTTTCCGAACCACTACCGAAAGGCCTCACCTATCAACTTACTTTAAAGGGGATCTCCGACTGTTCAGGCGAGCTAACCAACCTGACGAAAACCTTTTATATCGCTGAAGACATATTACCAGGCGACATGCTAATCAATGAAGTTCTACCTAATCCAAGAAATGAGGGTGTACCCTTCATAGAACTATATAACAACTCCAAAAAATCACTGGAGTTAAAAAACCTACAGTTAGCAAGAATTGTCAGCTCAGATAGTATTATCACTCCCCGAGAAATAACAGCTTTCCCGCATCAGGTTTTACCTGGAACATATAAGGTCTTAACTATTGATCCTGAAAAGGTGAAGCAACAATACACCACTCCAAATGAAGATGCTTTTGTGACTATGCAGGCATTACCTCAGATGAATAATCGAAGTGGTGGGATCGCATTGCTTAGTCAAGGTAAGGTGATTGATTTGCTGTTATATAATGAGAAAATGCACGATCCGTTTATTAAGGATCCGAAAGGCGTTTCATTGGAAAGAAAGCGCTTTTCGGTAAGTACGAATGAGCCAGGGAATTTTACATCCGCTGCGGCTATAGTAGGTTTTGCAACACCTGGATACCAAAATTCGCAATATGCTGAGCAAGAAAAAGCTGAGGATCACGAAGTATGGTTAACATCCAAAACATTTTCTCCTGATTATGACGGATTTGAAGATAAATTGGAGATAAATTATCGGTTCAAAGAGGGCGGTTATCGCGCGAATATCAGGATTTTCAACGATCGTGGACAATTGATAAAAAACCTACTTTTCAACCAAAGCCTAGCTACTGAGGGTTGTATTTTATGGGATGGACTTAACGACCGGAATCAATTAGTTCCCGTTGGTATCTACATTATTCATTTAGAAATATTCAACGCAATCGATAGCGTAAAACATTATAGGATAAGTTGCGTTTTGGCCGATAGATTTTAA
- a CDS encoding aspartate-semialdehyde dehydrogenase translates to MKIAVVGATGLVGSEMLKVLAERDFLVTELIPVASEKSKGKEIEFKGKMYKVVTPSEAITLKPDIALFSAGGGTSTEYAPKFAEAGITVIDNSSAWRMDPTKKLVVPEVNASVLTEADKIIANPNCSTIQMVVVLKPLHEKYKIKRVVVSTYQSVTGTGVKAVQQLNDERAGVVGEKAYPYPIDLNVIPQIDVFQDNGYTKEEMKMIKETNKIMGDERIRVTATTVRIPVIGGHSEAINIEFENDFDLEEVKAILAAQSGVVVVDDPANLKYPMPKDAHGKDEVFVGRIRRDESQDKTLNLWVVADNLRKGAATNAVQIAEYLVEKGLV, encoded by the coding sequence ATGAAAATTGCAGTCGTTGGCGCTACCGGGTTAGTAGGCTCGGAGATGTTAAAAGTATTAGCAGAGCGCGATTTCCTCGTTACAGAATTAATTCCGGTAGCCTCAGAAAAGAGTAAGGGTAAGGAAATTGAATTCAAGGGGAAGATGTACAAAGTGGTAACCCCCAGCGAAGCAATAACATTAAAGCCTGATATAGCATTATTTTCGGCAGGAGGAGGAACGTCTACAGAATACGCCCCTAAGTTTGCAGAGGCAGGTATTACCGTAATCGATAACTCTTCTGCTTGGCGGATGGATCCCACAAAAAAATTAGTAGTTCCTGAGGTAAATGCATCTGTTCTTACAGAAGCAGATAAGATCATAGCAAATCCTAATTGTTCTACTATTCAGATGGTTGTTGTATTGAAACCCCTGCATGAAAAATATAAGATCAAAAGGGTGGTAGTTTCGACGTACCAATCGGTCACCGGTACTGGTGTGAAAGCGGTTCAGCAGCTTAACGACGAGCGTGCAGGCGTGGTTGGAGAGAAAGCTTACCCCTATCCAATTGACCTAAATGTAATTCCTCAAATTGATGTTTTTCAGGATAACGGATACACAAAGGAGGAGATGAAGATGATCAAGGAAACTAATAAAATTATGGGTGATGAGCGTATTCGCGTGACAGCAACTACCGTGCGTATACCCGTTATAGGGGGGCACTCCGAAGCGATAAATATTGAATTTGAAAATGATTTTGACCTAGAAGAGGTAAAAGCAATACTTGCAGCGCAAAGCGGAGTTGTTGTAGTGGATGACCCTGCCAATTTAAAATATCCTATGCCAAAGGATGCGCACGGAAAAGATGAAGTATTCGTGGGTCGTATCCGTAGAGATGAAAGTCAAGATAAAACGCTGAATTTGTGGGTTGTGGCTGATAATTTGCGAAAAGGAGCCGCTACGAATGCCGTACAGATTGCGGAATATTTAGTAGAAAAAGGACTTGTATAA
- a CDS encoding NAD-dependent epimerase/dehydratase family protein has protein sequence MEERIIIIGSNGQIGTELALALRSKYGQESVVTSDIRQPSVASAGPFELINVLDRELLKAMFDKYKPTQVYLLAAVLSAVGEQNPKMAWDLNMTGLLHVLDLAVEFKVRKVFWPSSIAVFGPNSPKERTPQYCTMDPNTVYGFSKQAGERWCEYYFNKYGLDVRSIRYPGLISWKAAPGGGTTDYAIHIFHEALSKASYQCFLSADTALPMLYMEDAIRGTLALMEAPAKNLRIRSSYNLTGISLTPQELSTEIRKHIPDFTISYKENDPRQVIADSWPSSIDDSYAQQDWGWKPEFDITALTNEMLTNLKQNLETT, from the coding sequence ATGGAAGAGCGTATTATTATTATAGGATCAAACGGTCAAATAGGCACAGAGCTAGCATTGGCCCTGCGATCAAAATATGGACAGGAAAGCGTAGTAACATCAGACATTAGGCAACCCTCCGTAGCCTCAGCAGGTCCTTTTGAGCTAATCAACGTTTTGGATAGGGAACTCCTGAAAGCGATGTTTGACAAATACAAACCGACTCAAGTATACCTTTTGGCAGCGGTACTTTCTGCTGTCGGCGAGCAAAATCCAAAGATGGCTTGGGATCTTAACATGACAGGACTACTCCACGTTTTGGATCTAGCCGTTGAATTTAAAGTGCGTAAGGTTTTCTGGCCAAGCTCTATCGCTGTTTTTGGTCCTAATTCACCAAAAGAGCGTACGCCTCAATACTGTACAATGGATCCAAATACTGTTTATGGCTTTAGTAAACAAGCGGGTGAACGTTGGTGCGAATATTATTTTAATAAATATGGTTTAGATGTACGAAGCATTAGATATCCGGGATTAATTAGCTGGAAAGCTGCTCCAGGCGGTGGCACAACTGATTATGCTATTCATATTTTCCATGAAGCTTTGAGCAAAGCTTCCTACCAATGTTTCCTTTCTGCGGACACTGCTCTACCGATGCTTTACATGGAAGACGCCATAAGAGGTACACTAGCCCTTATGGAAGCCCCTGCAAAAAATCTTCGCATAAGAAGCAGCTATAATTTAACTGGGATAAGTCTCACGCCCCAGGAGCTAAGTACTGAAATCCGTAAGCATATTCCTGACTTCACTATTTCTTATAAAGAGAATGATCCTCGTCAAGTTATTGCCGATAGCTGGCCATCCTCAATTGACGACAGTTATGCACAACAGGACTGGGGGTGGAAACCTGAGTTTGATATCACTGCATTAACGAACGAGATGTTAACCAACCTCAAACAAAATTTAGAAACCACGTAA